One window from the genome of Rhodopseudomonas sp. P2A-2r encodes:
- a CDS encoding L,D-transpeptidase codes for MSSLKLRLGLVLTAGLMLSGCMQATTYEASSEKNLKPRDKELLAKVSYVKTPVAEPFRRAIVEFHRKELPGSIVVDSDNHYLYYVQDGGKAIRYGITVGEEAMAWSGVAKVGSMTEWPPWHPTASEISRLGVPKFVPPGPDNPMGSRAMYLYSGGKDTLFRIHGTNQPEYIGASISSGCIRMTNEDVIDLYNRVKVGAVVVVLEPKQGDSPVNSKLALQGGAASF; via the coding sequence ATGTCGTCTCTGAAGCTTAGGTTGGGACTTGTGCTGACCGCCGGCCTGATGCTGTCGGGTTGCATGCAGGCCACTACCTACGAGGCCTCCTCGGAAAAGAACCTGAAGCCGCGCGACAAGGAATTGCTGGCCAAGGTATCCTATGTGAAGACACCGGTCGCCGAGCCGTTCCGCCGCGCCATCGTCGAGTTCCACCGCAAGGAACTGCCGGGCTCGATCGTGGTCGATTCCGACAACCATTATCTCTATTACGTCCAGGACGGCGGCAAGGCGATCCGCTACGGCATCACCGTCGGCGAGGAAGCCATGGCGTGGTCCGGCGTCGCCAAGGTCGGCAGCATGACCGAGTGGCCGCCGTGGCACCCGACTGCTTCGGAGATCTCCCGTCTCGGCGTGCCGAAGTTCGTGCCGCCCGGTCCGGACAATCCGATGGGCTCGCGCGCGATGTATCTGTATTCCGGCGGCAAGGACACGCTGTTCCGGATTCACGGCACCAACCAGCCGGAATATATCGGCGCCTCGATCTCCTCGGGCTGCATCCGCATGACCAACGAGGACGTCATCGACCTCTACAACCGCGTCAAGGTCGGCGCCGTTGTCGTGGTGCTCGAGCCCAAGCAGGGCGACTCGCCGGTG
- a CDS encoding SDR family NAD(P)-dependent oxidoreductase yields MPNSATSNAPKRTLLLTGASRGIGHATVMRFSSAGWRVLTCSRHPFPEECPWDAGPEDHVQVDLADHADTTRAIAEIKERLEGGMLHALVNNAAISPKAEGGKRMGSIDTDVDTWSHVFRVNFFAPIMMARGLIEELKAAKGSVVNVTSIAGSRVHPFAGAAYATSKAALASLTREMASDFGRLGVRVNAIAPGEIDTSILSPGTDKIVAEQIPLHRLGTPDEVAKIIYVLCTETSSYVNGAEIHINGGQHV; encoded by the coding sequence ATGCCCAATAGCGCGACCTCCAATGCCCCCAAGCGCACCTTGTTGCTGACCGGCGCCAGCCGCGGCATCGGCCACGCCACGGTGATGCGGTTTTCCAGCGCCGGCTGGCGGGTGCTGACCTGCTCGCGGCATCCGTTTCCCGAGGAGTGCCCCTGGGATGCCGGCCCCGAGGACCACGTTCAGGTCGACCTCGCCGATCACGCCGACACCACGCGTGCCATCGCCGAGATCAAGGAGCGGCTCGAAGGCGGGATGCTGCATGCGCTGGTGAACAACGCCGCGATCTCGCCGAAGGCCGAAGGCGGCAAGCGGATGGGATCGATCGATACCGATGTAGACACATGGAGCCACGTATTCCGTGTCAACTTCTTCGCGCCGATCATGATGGCGCGCGGCCTGATCGAGGAATTGAAGGCGGCGAAAGGCTCGGTGGTCAACGTCACCTCGATCGCCGGTTCGCGCGTGCATCCGTTTGCCGGCGCGGCCTATGCCACCTCCAAGGCGGCGCTGGCGTCACTGACCCGCGAGATGGCGTCGGATTTCGGACGTCTCGGCGTCCGCGTCAACGCCATCGCGCCGGGCGAGATCGATACGTCGATCCTGTCGCCGGGCACCGACAAGATTGTCGCCGAACAGATCCCACTGCATCGCCTCGGCACACCTGACGAGGTAGCGAAGATCATCTATGTGCTGTGCACGGAAACCAGTTCCTACGTGAACGGCGCGGAGATCCACATCAACGGCGGGCAACACGTTTAG